The proteins below come from a single Marinobacter gudaonensis genomic window:
- the dnaE gene encoding DNA polymerase III subunit alpha produces the protein MAQTFVHLRVHSEYSMVDGLVRVKPLVNRVAELGMPAVGLTEQSNMCSLVRFYKAAMGAGVKPIIGADLWLENPDEPDNPFRLTLLARNNDGYLNLTEIISLGYTDGQRFGKPIIQRGWLEQRAQGLIALSGSKLGDVGKALLAGKTDLARERALYWMNLYPDSYYLELQRTGRAGDEDCLHLNVELAQAMGLPVVATNDVHFLEAEDFEAHEARVCIGESRTLDDPRRDRRFSEQQYLRSPEEMIELFSDIPEAIENTVEIARRCSVKVRMGEYFLPNYPIPDGMTMDEYFRKVSEEGLEERLAKSLSKDDPDYEAKREAYYKRLNFELDIIIQMGFPGYFLIVMDFIKWAKNNGVPVGPGRGSGAGSLVAYAQLITDLDPLEYDLLFERFLNPERVSMPDFDVDFCMEGRDRVIAYVAEKYGREAVSQIITFGTMAAKAVVRDVARVQGKSYGLADKLSKMIPFEPGMTLEKALVQEPQLQEFLDQDEEAQEIWEMALKLEGVCRNAGKHAGGVVIAPTKITDFSPLYCDDEGGSLVTQFDKGDVEDAGLVKFDFLGLRTLTIIDWALKMINPRREKRGLEPLDINAIPLDDVPSFDMLKKAETTAVFQLESRGMKDLIRRLQPDSLEDMIALVALFRPGPLQSGMVDDFIDRKHGRQPLSYPHPDYQYEGLKPVLEPTYGVILYQEQVMQIAQVMAGYTLGGADMLRRAMGKKKPEEMAKQKQIFLDGCEKNGINKTLAENIFDLVEKFAGYGFNKSHSAAYALVSYQTLWLKAHYPAEFMAAVLTADMQNTDKVVTLVEECRNMGLDLLVPDVSRSEYTFTVNDEGQIVYGLGAIKGLGEGPIQSIVEGRADGEPYQDIFDFCRKVDLKKVNKRAMEALIRSGAMDKLGPGRAQLMASIDKAVQQADQQSRNESVGMMDMFGEMLEAGEDGDPYEDVAGVREWPEKQRLKGEKDTLGLYLTGHPFDEYEKEVRRFVRSSIAELKPNKSPQRVAGLVVAQRTMKTRTGSTMCFITLDDRSARIEATLFSEAFFENRELLQSDQVIVVEGQVSHDDYSGQMKMRVSSVMDVGTARQQFSRGLKLNLHADQLQNGLLEKLDNTLRPFRCEGSPVWIEYNSHEASTRIELGESWRVQPDDNLLLELRYLVGDQSVELVYD, from the coding sequence ATGGCGCAGACATTCGTACATCTTCGAGTCCATTCCGAGTATTCCATGGTGGACGGCCTGGTGCGGGTCAAACCCCTGGTCAATCGCGTGGCCGAGCTGGGCATGCCAGCGGTGGGGCTCACCGAGCAGTCCAACATGTGCTCGCTGGTGCGGTTCTACAAGGCGGCCATGGGCGCGGGTGTCAAACCGATCATCGGTGCCGACCTCTGGCTCGAGAACCCAGATGAGCCTGACAACCCCTTCCGCCTGACGCTGCTGGCCCGCAATAACGACGGCTATCTCAACCTCACGGAAATCATTTCGCTCGGCTATACCGACGGCCAGCGTTTCGGTAAGCCGATTATCCAGCGTGGCTGGCTTGAGCAGAGGGCGCAGGGGCTGATCGCACTCTCTGGCAGCAAGCTGGGCGACGTAGGCAAAGCGCTGCTGGCGGGCAAAACGGATCTGGCCAGGGAGCGAGCCCTTTACTGGATGAACCTGTACCCGGACAGCTACTACCTGGAATTGCAGCGTACCGGCCGCGCCGGCGACGAGGACTGCCTGCACCTGAACGTGGAGCTGGCGCAGGCAATGGGCCTTCCGGTGGTGGCCACCAACGATGTGCACTTCCTGGAAGCCGAGGATTTTGAGGCCCATGAGGCCCGGGTCTGCATTGGCGAGAGCCGCACCCTCGACGATCCCCGCCGCGATCGACGCTTCAGCGAACAGCAGTACCTGCGCAGCCCGGAAGAAATGATCGAGCTGTTCAGCGACATCCCGGAGGCCATCGAGAACACCGTGGAGATTGCCCGGCGTTGTTCGGTGAAGGTGCGCATGGGCGAGTATTTCCTGCCCAACTACCCGATCCCCGATGGCATGACCATGGACGAGTACTTCCGGAAGGTCTCCGAGGAGGGCCTGGAGGAGCGCCTGGCCAAATCCCTGAGCAAGGACGATCCGGATTATGAGGCCAAGCGTGAGGCCTACTACAAGCGCCTGAACTTCGAGCTCGACATCATTATCCAGATGGGCTTCCCGGGCTACTTCCTGATCGTGATGGACTTCATCAAGTGGGCCAAGAACAACGGCGTACCGGTAGGCCCTGGCCGGGGTTCTGGTGCCGGTTCCCTGGTGGCCTATGCGCAGTTGATTACCGATCTCGACCCCCTGGAATACGACCTGCTGTTCGAGCGGTTCCTGAACCCGGAACGGGTGTCCATGCCCGACTTCGACGTCGACTTCTGCATGGAGGGACGGGACCGTGTCATCGCCTATGTGGCCGAGAAATACGGCCGGGAGGCGGTCTCTCAGATCATCACCTTCGGTACCATGGCCGCCAAGGCGGTGGTACGTGACGTGGCACGGGTGCAGGGCAAGTCCTACGGTCTGGCGGACAAGCTGTCCAAGATGATTCCGTTCGAACCGGGCATGACCCTTGAAAAGGCCCTGGTGCAAGAGCCCCAGCTGCAGGAGTTTCTCGACCAGGACGAGGAAGCCCAGGAAATCTGGGAGATGGCACTCAAGCTCGAAGGCGTCTGCCGGAACGCGGGCAAGCACGCCGGGGGCGTGGTAATTGCGCCCACCAAGATTACCGACTTCTCGCCGCTGTATTGCGACGATGAGGGCGGCAGCCTGGTCACCCAGTTCGATAAAGGCGACGTTGAGGACGCCGGCCTGGTGAAGTTCGACTTCCTGGGTTTGCGGACGCTGACGATCATCGACTGGGCCCTGAAGATGATCAACCCGCGCCGGGAAAAGCGCGGGCTTGAGCCGCTGGATATCAATGCCATCCCCCTGGACGATGTGCCGTCGTTCGACATGCTCAAGAAGGCGGAAACCACGGCGGTCTTCCAGCTGGAATCCCGAGGCATGAAAGACCTGATCCGGCGCCTGCAGCCGGACTCCCTGGAAGACATGATCGCCCTGGTGGCACTGTTCCGCCCCGGCCCTCTGCAGTCGGGCATGGTGGACGACTTTATCGACCGGAAGCACGGTCGCCAGCCGTTGTCCTATCCGCACCCGGACTACCAGTATGAGGGGCTGAAGCCGGTTCTGGAGCCCACTTACGGGGTTATCCTGTACCAGGAGCAGGTCATGCAGATCGCCCAGGTGATGGCGGGCTACACCCTGGGCGGCGCCGACATGCTGCGACGGGCCATGGGTAAGAAAAAACCGGAGGAAATGGCCAAGCAGAAGCAGATCTTCCTGGATGGTTGCGAGAAGAACGGCATCAACAAGACCCTGGCCGAGAACATCTTCGACCTGGTGGAGAAGTTTGCCGGCTACGGCTTCAACAAATCACACTCGGCAGCCTACGCCCTGGTGTCCTACCAGACGCTCTGGCTGAAAGCCCATTACCCGGCCGAATTCATGGCGGCGGTACTGACCGCCGATATGCAGAATACCGACAAGGTGGTGACCCTGGTTGAAGAGTGCCGGAACATGGGCCTGGATCTGCTGGTGCCGGATGTCAGCCGCTCGGAGTACACCTTCACGGTCAACGACGAGGGCCAGATTGTCTACGGTCTCGGCGCCATTAAAGGCCTGGGCGAGGGCCCCATCCAGAGCATCGTTGAGGGGCGGGCGGATGGCGAGCCCTACCAGGATATATTCGATTTCTGTCGCAAGGTGGACCTGAAGAAGGTCAACAAGCGGGCCATGGAGGCCCTGATCCGCTCCGGCGCCATGGACAAACTCGGCCCCGGTCGGGCCCAGTTGATGGCCAGTATCGACAAGGCGGTCCAGCAGGCCGACCAGCAGTCCCGCAACGAGTCTGTGGGAATGATGGACATGTTCGGGGAAATGCTGGAAGCGGGAGAAGATGGTGACCCCTACGAGGATGTGGCCGGTGTGCGCGAATGGCCAGAGAAACAGCGATTGAAGGGCGAGAAGGATACCCTCGGTCTCTATCTGACCGGCCATCCGTTTGACGAATACGAGAAGGAAGTTCGTCGGTTCGTGCGCTCGTCGATTGCCGAGCTCAAGCCGAACAAGTCACCCCAGCGCGTCGCAGGCCTGGTCGTTGCCCAGCGCACCATGAAAACCCGCACCGGTTCCACCATGTGCTTTATTACTCTGGACGACCGCAGTGCCCGGATTGAGGCCACGCTTTTCTCCGAGGCGTTTTTCGAGAACCGCGAACTGCTGCAGTCCGACCAGGTCATCGTGGTGGAGGGGCAGGTCAGCCACGATGATTACTCCGGGCAAATGAAAATGCGCGTCAGCTCGGTCATGGACGTGGGCACCGCGCGCCAGCAGTTCAGTCGTGGCCTGAAGCTGAACCTGCACGCAGACCAGTTGCAGAACGGTTTGCTGGAAAAGCTGGACAATACGCTGAGGCCTTTCCGCTGTGAGGGCAGTCCGGTCTGGATCGAGTACAACAGCCACGAGGCTTCCACGCGGATTGAGCTCGGTGAATCCTGGCGGGTACAGCCCGACGACAACCTGCTGCTGGAACTGCGCTACCTCGTGGGCGACCAGTCAGTGGAGTTGGTCTATGATTGA
- the accA gene encoding acetyl-CoA carboxylase carboxyl transferase subunit alpha, giving the protein MNPNYLDFEQPIADLEAKIEELRMVGNDTDINITDEITRLKRKSVSLTESIFANLQPWDVARLARHPRRPYTLDYIESIFEDFDELHGDRRYADDQAIVGGTARLDDKPVMVIGHQKGREVRDKVKRNFGMPRPEGYRKALRLMEMAERFRMPILTFIDTPGAYPGIGAEERGQSEAIAFNLAVMSRLKTPIISTVIGEGGSGGALAIGVCDQLNMLQYSTYAVISPEGCASILWKSAEYAAQAAEAMGVTADRLRDLGLADNVVQEPLGGAHRNPEKMSKSLKQVLSKGIAELSRLPLDELVSRRYERLTRYDTGR; this is encoded by the coding sequence ATGAACCCTAACTATCTGGATTTCGAACAGCCCATTGCCGATCTGGAAGCGAAGATCGAAGAGCTTCGCATGGTGGGCAACGATACCGACATTAACATCACCGATGAAATTACCCGGTTGAAGAGGAAGAGTGTCAGCCTGACCGAGAGCATCTTCGCCAATCTTCAGCCCTGGGATGTGGCCAGACTCGCCCGTCATCCCCGCAGGCCGTATACCCTCGACTATATCGAGTCCATTTTCGAGGATTTCGACGAGCTTCACGGCGACCGCCGCTACGCGGATGACCAGGCTATCGTGGGTGGTACCGCCCGTCTGGACGACAAGCCGGTCATGGTCATCGGTCACCAGAAAGGGCGCGAGGTCCGCGACAAGGTAAAGCGCAATTTCGGCATGCCCAGGCCCGAGGGGTACCGCAAGGCCCTGCGGCTGATGGAAATGGCCGAGCGGTTCCGGATGCCCATCCTGACCTTTATCGACACACCTGGTGCCTACCCAGGCATCGGTGCCGAGGAGCGTGGCCAGAGTGAGGCTATCGCGTTCAATCTGGCGGTTATGTCCCGCCTGAAGACACCGATCATCTCAACCGTCATCGGTGAAGGCGGCTCCGGCGGCGCGCTTGCCATTGGCGTCTGCGACCAGTTGAACATGCTGCAGTATTCCACCTACGCGGTTATTTCCCCGGAGGGTTGTGCCTCGATTCTCTGGAAGAGTGCCGAATACGCAGCCCAGGCCGCCGAGGCCATGGGAGTTACCGCTGACCGTTTGCGGGATCTCGGACTGGCGGACAACGTAGTCCAGGAGCCCCTTGGTGGCGCCCACCGCAACCCCGAGAAAATGTCCAAGTCGCTCAAGCAGGTACTGAGCAAAGGCATCGCGGAGCTTAGCCGGCTGCCGCTGGACGAGCTGGTTTCACGCCGATACGAGCGCCTGACCCGCTATGACACCGGGCGCTGA
- the tilS gene encoding tRNA lysidine(34) synthetase TilS produces the protein MTPGAEPGSGFSWPEALCAPVRALPPAARVWVALSGGLDSTLLLHLVVHCHHALADVRAVHVNHQLQPNAPETEAFCGDLCARLGVPLTVRPVDLSAASNRGRAGGLEEAAREARYRVFEELLEADDLLLMAHHADDQAETVLFRLLRGTGVAGLAGMPTDRPLGAGRLFRPLLAFNRAELEHWARLAGLSWVDDPSNTDESFDRNFLRHRILPELRDRWPGLNQRLSHAARACAESNELNRALASLQWRDLGGKGDRIPVSGLLELSLPEQKNLIRWWASERGFQAPSPGDWRQVLNDLLRAGEDREPEFRAKGFSLRRFRGCLYLVPDSPALPEEPRMLTVGESVHWAGWHIRLLPVGKATTESPAIRISTRQGGERLRFRPGGTSTSLKKWLQEQGVPPWERARLPLVFAGAGDAPELVAVGDLWCSEQYSEGAHAAGWRLVVEREFD, from the coding sequence ATGACACCGGGCGCTGAGCCCGGCTCCGGTTTTTCCTGGCCGGAGGCCCTGTGCGCCCCGGTCAGAGCCCTCCCTCCAGCTGCCCGGGTGTGGGTCGCGCTCAGTGGTGGCCTCGATTCAACCCTGTTACTTCACCTAGTGGTGCATTGCCACCACGCGTTGGCCGACGTTCGGGCGGTGCACGTCAACCATCAGCTGCAGCCAAATGCCCCGGAAACCGAGGCGTTCTGTGGTGACCTATGCGCACGACTCGGGGTGCCGCTGACGGTTCGGCCTGTTGACCTGTCGGCCGCCTCGAACCGCGGCCGGGCCGGCGGACTGGAGGAGGCCGCCCGCGAAGCCCGGTATCGAGTGTTCGAAGAGCTCCTTGAAGCTGATGATCTTCTGCTGATGGCACACCACGCGGACGATCAGGCTGAAACCGTTCTATTCAGGCTCCTGCGGGGCACAGGTGTGGCGGGGCTGGCGGGCATGCCAACGGATAGGCCTCTCGGCGCCGGTCGGCTGTTCAGGCCCTTGCTGGCGTTCAACAGGGCAGAGCTTGAGCATTGGGCGAGGTTGGCCGGGTTGTCCTGGGTCGACGACCCCAGCAATACCGATGAAAGTTTCGACCGGAATTTTCTCCGACATCGCATCCTGCCCGAGCTGCGCGATCGGTGGCCGGGCCTCAATCAGAGACTTTCCCACGCCGCCCGTGCCTGTGCCGAGAGCAATGAGCTGAACCGGGCGCTGGCCTCGCTACAGTGGCGCGACCTGGGCGGGAAGGGTGACCGGATCCCGGTGTCCGGACTGCTGGAGCTGTCATTGCCGGAGCAGAAAAACCTGATCCGCTGGTGGGCAAGCGAGCGCGGGTTCCAGGCGCCGTCTCCGGGTGACTGGCGCCAGGTCCTCAATGATCTGCTGCGGGCGGGGGAAGACCGTGAGCCAGAGTTTCGGGCCAAGGGTTTCAGCCTCCGCAGATTCCGTGGCTGCCTCTACCTCGTTCCGGACTCGCCAGCTTTGCCTGAGGAACCACGGATGCTGACGGTGGGGGAGAGCGTGCATTGGGCCGGATGGCACATCCGCCTGTTACCTGTGGGTAAGGCAACCACGGAATCGCCGGCAATACGGATAAGTACGAGGCAGGGCGGAGAACGCCTTCGTTTTCGACCCGGGGGCACGTCCACGTCGCTGAAAAAATGGCTGCAGGAGCAGGGTGTGCCACCGTGGGAGAGGGCCCGTCTGCCGCTGGTTTTTGCCGGCGCCGGTGATGCCCCGGAACTGGTAGCGGTTGGCGATCTCTGGTGTTCTGAACAATACTCCGAAGGCGCCCATGCCGCTGGCTGGCGGCTGGTTGTAGAGCGGGAATTTGATTGA
- a CDS encoding CTP synthase encodes MTRYIFVTGGVVSSLGKGIASASLAAILEARGLKVTILKLDPYINVDPGTMSPFQHGEVFVTEDGAETDLDLGHYERFIRTPMSKRNNFTTGRVYEEVIRKERRGDYLGGTVQVIPHITDEIKRRVVEGAAGADVALIEIGGTVGDIESLPFLEACRQLKVEVGPQRALFMHLTLVPYIATAGEIKTKPTQHSVKEMRSIGLQPDILLCRSEHEVDASSRRKIALFTNVEERAVIPLQDAKSIYAIPRMLHEFGLDQLVIERFSLDARPADLSEWDDVVESLMNPEQEVTIAMVGKYMELLDAYKSLIESLLHAGIKTRTKVNINYIDSEDIERDGTGALENADAILVPGGFGERGVEGKIRTVQYARENKVPYLGICLGMQVAVIEYARNVAGLKDAHSTEFREHTPEPVVGLITEWLDATGEREERTEESDLGGTMRLGAQDCVLSEGSTIANCYGRKTVRERHRHRYEVNNHFLPRLEEAGLQISGRSTDGRLVEVVEAPNHPWFVACQFHPEFTSTPRDGHPLFKGFVEAALAHKKGS; translated from the coding sequence ATGACGCGTTATATTTTCGTCACCGGCGGTGTCGTGTCCTCCCTGGGGAAAGGTATCGCATCGGCTTCACTGGCCGCGATCCTCGAGGCACGCGGCCTGAAGGTCACCATTCTCAAGCTGGACCCGTACATCAACGTGGACCCCGGCACCATGAGTCCGTTCCAGCACGGTGAGGTATTCGTCACCGAGGATGGCGCCGAGACGGATCTCGACCTGGGCCATTACGAGCGCTTCATTCGAACACCTATGAGCAAGCGCAACAACTTCACCACGGGCCGCGTCTACGAAGAAGTCATTCGCAAAGAGCGCCGGGGCGATTATCTCGGTGGCACCGTCCAGGTCATTCCTCACATCACCGACGAAATCAAGCGGCGTGTGGTTGAAGGTGCGGCTGGAGCTGACGTTGCCCTGATCGAGATCGGTGGCACCGTGGGCGACATCGAGTCGCTGCCGTTCCTGGAAGCCTGCCGCCAGTTGAAGGTGGAAGTTGGCCCCCAGCGTGCCCTGTTCATGCACCTGACCCTGGTTCCGTACATTGCCACTGCCGGTGAGATCAAGACTAAGCCGACCCAGCATTCGGTGAAAGAGATGCGGTCCATAGGCCTGCAGCCTGATATTCTTCTGTGTCGCTCCGAGCACGAAGTGGATGCCAGCTCCCGACGCAAGATTGCTCTGTTCACCAACGTCGAGGAAAGGGCGGTTATTCCGCTCCAGGATGCCAAGTCCATCTATGCGATTCCGCGGATGCTGCACGAGTTCGGCCTGGACCAGCTGGTCATCGAACGGTTCAGCCTGGATGCGAGACCGGCGGATCTCAGCGAATGGGATGACGTGGTCGAGTCCCTGATGAACCCGGAGCAGGAAGTGACCATTGCCATGGTCGGCAAGTACATGGAGCTTCTGGACGCTTACAAGTCCCTGATCGAATCCCTGCTGCATGCCGGCATCAAGACCCGCACCAAGGTCAACATCAACTACATCGACTCCGAGGACATCGAGCGCGATGGCACCGGGGCACTGGAAAACGCCGACGCCATCCTGGTACCTGGTGGCTTTGGTGAGCGAGGCGTTGAGGGCAAGATTCGTACCGTTCAGTACGCCCGCGAGAACAAGGTGCCCTATCTGGGGATTTGCCTGGGCATGCAGGTGGCCGTGATCGAATACGCCCGCAACGTGGCGGGTCTCAAAGACGCCCACAGCACCGAATTCCGTGAGCACACGCCGGAGCCCGTGGTAGGCCTTATTACCGAATGGCTGGATGCCACCGGTGAGCGTGAAGAGCGCACCGAAGAGTCAGATCTGGGCGGTACTATGCGCCTGGGTGCCCAGGACTGCGTGCTGAGCGAAGGCTCCACCATCGCCAACTGCTACGGTCGTAAAACCGTTCGCGAGCGCCATCGCCACCGCTACGAGGTAAACAACCATTTCCTGCCGCGGCTGGAAGAGGCGGGGCTGCAGATTTCTGGTCGCTCCACTGACGGCCGCCTGGTGGAAGTGGTCGAGGCACCGAACCATCCCTGGTTTGTGGCGTGCCAGTTCCACCCGGAATTCACCTCCACGCCGCGGGACGGTCATCCGCTGTTCAAAGGCTTTGTTGAGGCGGCGCTGGCCCACAAGAAAGGATCCTGA
- the kdsA gene encoding 3-deoxy-8-phosphooctulonate synthase, translating to MAQSTVNVAGIEVANHRPFVLFGGMNVLESPELAMEVAQAYVEATGKLGIPYVFKASFDKANRSSVHSFRGPGLEKGLQILSDIKSKFGVPIISDVHEPAQAAPAAEVCDIIQLPAFLSRQTDLVVAMAETGAVINIKKAQFLAPQEMKHIITKCEEAGNDKVILCERGSSFGYNNLVVDMLGFGIMKAMNVPVMFDVTHSLQMPGGRPDSAGGRRAQVTDLALAGMSQGLAGLFLEAHPDPDKAKCDGPCALRLSQLEPFLQRVKAVDDLVKSFKSIDTA from the coding sequence ATGGCGCAGAGCACGGTAAACGTCGCCGGTATCGAGGTCGCCAACCACAGGCCGTTTGTGCTGTTTGGCGGCATGAATGTGCTGGAATCGCCGGAGCTGGCCATGGAAGTGGCCCAGGCCTATGTCGAGGCAACTGGCAAGCTGGGCATTCCCTATGTCTTCAAGGCCTCCTTCGACAAGGCCAATCGGTCCTCGGTGCATTCCTTTCGGGGACCAGGTCTTGAGAAAGGCCTGCAGATCCTCTCGGACATCAAGAGCAAATTCGGTGTGCCGATCATTTCCGACGTCCACGAGCCTGCCCAGGCGGCTCCGGCGGCGGAAGTCTGCGACATCATCCAGCTTCCGGCGTTTTTGAGCCGCCAGACCGACCTGGTTGTGGCCATGGCGGAAACCGGCGCAGTGATCAACATCAAGAAGGCCCAGTTCCTTGCCCCTCAGGAAATGAAGCACATCATTACCAAGTGTGAGGAAGCCGGTAACGACAAGGTGATCCTCTGTGAACGCGGCAGCAGCTTCGGGTACAACAACCTGGTGGTGGATATGCTCGGGTTTGGCATCATGAAGGCCATGAACGTGCCTGTGATGTTTGACGTGACACACTCGCTGCAAATGCCGGGTGGCCGTCCTGATTCCGCCGGTGGCAGAAGAGCCCAGGTGACCGACCTGGCTTTGGCGGGCATGTCCCAGGGGTTGGCCGGTCTGTTCCTGGAAGCCCATCCGGACCCGGACAAGGCCAAGTGCGATGGTCCCTGCGCTTTGCGGCTCAGCCAGCTTGAGCCCTTCCTGCAGCGGGTGAAAGCTGTGGATGACCTGGTAAAAAGTTTTAAATCTATCGACACCGCCTGA
- the eno gene encoding phosphopyruvate hydratase, whose translation MTKIANIKGREVLDSRGNPTVEADVILEDGTIGSACAPSGASTGSREALELRDGDASRYLGKGVLKAVEAVNTKIRDALVGKDAADQRALDQIMLDLDGTENKANLGANAILAVSLAAAKAAAISLGKPLYEHIADINETSGKFSMPVPMMNILNGGEHADNNVDIQEFMVQPVSAKSFSEALRVGAEIFHSLKKVLKAQGLNTAVGDEGGFAPNLPSNEAALAVIQEAVEKAGYKLGTDVTLALDCASSEFYKDGQYQLSGEGKSFDSEGFADYLAGLCERYPIVSIEDGMDESDWDGWKVLTDKLGSKVQLVGDDLFVTNTRILKQGIEKGVGNSILIKFNQIGSLSETLDAIKMAQDAGFTAVISHRSGETEDTTIADLAVATCAGQIKTGSLCRSDRVAKYNQLLRIEEALDGKAPYRGLSEIKGQG comes from the coding sequence ATGACCAAGATTGCCAACATCAAGGGCCGTGAGGTTCTGGATTCCCGCGGTAACCCGACAGTAGAAGCCGACGTTATCCTCGAAGACGGAACCATCGGTAGTGCCTGCGCGCCCTCCGGTGCGTCTACCGGCTCCCGCGAAGCCCTGGAGCTGCGTGATGGAGATGCTTCCCGTTACCTTGGCAAGGGTGTTTTGAAGGCGGTGGAAGCAGTGAACACCAAAATTCGTGATGCTCTGGTGGGCAAAGATGCCGCCGACCAGCGTGCTCTGGACCAGATCATGCTAGATCTGGACGGCACCGAGAACAAGGCTAACCTGGGCGCCAACGCCATCCTGGCCGTCTCTCTTGCCGCCGCCAAGGCCGCGGCCATTTCCCTGGGCAAGCCGCTTTACGAGCACATCGCGGACATCAATGAAACCTCTGGCAAGTTCTCCATGCCGGTTCCGATGATGAACATTCTGAACGGCGGTGAGCACGCGGATAACAACGTGGATATCCAGGAGTTTATGGTTCAGCCGGTGTCTGCGAAAAGCTTCTCCGAGGCCCTGCGTGTTGGCGCCGAGATTTTCCACAGCCTGAAGAAAGTACTGAAGGCCCAGGGCCTGAACACCGCCGTTGGTGACGAGGGTGGTTTCGCGCCGAACCTGCCGTCCAATGAAGCGGCCCTGGCGGTCATCCAGGAAGCGGTGGAAAAAGCCGGATACAAGCTGGGCACCGACGTCACCCTCGCCCTGGACTGCGCTTCTTCCGAGTTCTACAAGGACGGCCAGTACCAGCTGTCCGGTGAGGGCAAGAGCTTCGATTCTGAGGGTTTTGCCGACTACCTGGCGGGTCTGTGCGAGCGCTACCCGATCGTGTCCATTGAGGACGGTATGGACGAGAGTGACTGGGACGGCTGGAAAGTTCTGACGGACAAGCTCGGCAGCAAGGTGCAGCTGGTGGGCGACGACCTTTTCGTCACCAACACCAGGATCCTGAAGCAGGGTATCGAGAAGGGTGTGGGCAATTCCATTCTGATCAAGTTCAACCAGATCGGCAGCCTGAGCGAGACTCTGGACGCCATCAAGATGGCCCAGGACGCGGGTTTCACCGCGGTGATTTCACACCGCTCCGGCGAAACCGAGGACACCACCATCGCGGATCTGGCGGTAGCCACCTGTGCCGGCCAGATCAAGACCGGTTCCCTGTGCCGTTCAGATCGCGTTGCCAAGTACAACCAGTTGCTGCGCATCGAGGAAGCGCTGGACGGCAAGGCGCCGTATCGTGGCCTGAGCGAGATCAAGGGCCAGGGCTGA
- a CDS encoding septum formation initiator family protein, with protein MKVLWTVMVVVILLLQVRLWVGEGSFAQVWALEKAIAEQKAENAELATRNERLYAEVRNLRNEQGAVEERARMNLGLIREDETFFLVVEN; from the coding sequence ATGAAGGTGCTCTGGACCGTCATGGTTGTTGTCATTCTCCTGCTGCAGGTGCGCCTGTGGGTTGGGGAAGGCAGCTTTGCGCAAGTCTGGGCACTCGAAAAGGCCATTGCCGAGCAGAAGGCCGAGAACGCCGAGCTGGCCACCCGGAACGAGCGCCTCTACGCCGAAGTTCGCAACTTGCGCAATGAGCAGGGGGCCGTAGAAGAGCGGGCCCGCATGAACCTTGGGCTGATCCGGGAAGACGAAACCTTTTTCCTCGTGGTCGAAAACTGA
- the ispD gene encoding 2-C-methyl-D-erythritol 4-phosphate cytidylyltransferase, with translation MTAPRLWLIVPAAGIGQRMGAEQPKQYLRIDERFILDITLSRLMDSAPFAGCMVPLHPADRWWPDTEARSDSRIQTCTGGSERACSVLAALRALAEQSDDQDWVLVHDAARPCVHTADLANLIDSVYEHPVGGLLASPVADTLKRAGAGELPEVESTLDRRGLWRALTPQMFRYRLLVDALEAALDAGVEVTDESSAVEFSGNMPVLVEGRPDNIKITVPADLALANFILGQF, from the coding sequence ATGACCGCACCCCGCCTCTGGCTTATCGTCCCCGCTGCAGGTATCGGACAGCGTATGGGGGCCGAGCAGCCCAAACAGTATCTCCGGATTGACGAACGTTTTATCCTCGACATCACTCTGTCCCGGTTGATGGATTCAGCGCCGTTCGCTGGCTGCATGGTTCCTCTTCACCCCGCGGATCGTTGGTGGCCTGATACCGAGGCCCGTAGCGACAGTCGTATTCAGACCTGCACGGGAGGGTCTGAGCGTGCATGTTCGGTACTGGCTGCGCTTCGGGCTCTCGCTGAGCAGTCGGATGACCAGGACTGGGTGCTGGTGCACGACGCCGCCCGTCCCTGTGTGCACACTGCCGACCTGGCAAACCTGATCGACAGCGTTTACGAGCACCCGGTTGGAGGACTGCTGGCATCACCGGTGGCTGATACCCTGAAGCGAGCCGGAGCCGGGGAACTGCCGGAAGTAGAATCCACTCTGGATCGCCGCGGATTATGGCGGGCGCTCACGCCACAGATGTTCCGCTATCGCTTGCTTGTCGACGCGCTCGAAGCCGCACTCGATGCTGGCGTGGAGGTCACCGATGAGTCCTCTGCGGTCGAGTTTTCCGGTAACATGCCGGTTCTGGTTGAAGGGCGGCCTGACAACATTAAAATAACCGTACCTGCAGATCTGGCACTGGCCAACTTTATCCTTGGTCAGTTCTGA